One Magnolia sinica isolate HGM2019 chromosome 2, MsV1, whole genome shotgun sequence genomic window, CtagaagaactttgatactctaaaagagtgtgatgaatgatatgCAGGTGCTTAGAAATAACTTAGAATTTgcatgtggcatacaagtaactcaaattaagATTCCACagtttagtaaatttaatttgatttaatgtatgacacatgtacaatttttgagtgcctgcatatcagccatcacactctgccagagtatcaaatgactcccAATATGAATATTTAAGTATTTGAgcgtttccctatatatatatatatatataatgtagagCAAGTACGTAGACAACCTCATAGATGATCGGATCAAAAGAAATCAAGTCTGAAAGTTATAACAAAGCGATTGGTTATCTTTTTGCATGTATAATGTGTCATTGGAAAGCTATCCACAAACTTTTCATCATGATCATTCTTAAAGGTTCATTTACTATCAAACGATTTTGCAAAATTTCATTGCTTTAGGGGTTGATTTGAGTTTTAAGTCAAATTTACCTATTTTAGTTATCATTCAAAAAGGATTTAAAGTTTGTTTGCGATCGGAAGTTCTTATTTAGTTACCTAAGGCTTGTTTATGAGTTTAGATAAAATTAGgcatcttttattatttttagtaattttataatTTCAATTTCTTTTCTCTAATTTGAATTGGAATAGGAATGGAGGGACTCTCCTACCATTCAATAGTATCAATTTATCTTCATTTTAGAGATTTTCTCTCCTTTTGAATTCAAGGATTGTCAACTAGAAGCAGACAGGGATCTTCTTCCTTTCATCCACGCAAACAATACACTAGTATTTATTTatatacatctctctctctctctctctctctctctctctaggaagGTTTCTCTACAAgtccttgtagaataagcttattctacaaggttGTGTGTGGGGGCCATTGTTATGTGTGTATGTTGTCAAACATGTCTAATGAGATTTCCTTATCATTAAAAGTTGGACAGCGCAAAAAACGGAGCACATTCAGCCATAATTTGGGCACCACATAAATTTCAAAGTTTTGGGGCTGGTTGTCCATCCATCCAAagttttagggcccgtttggatcttaagttgcttaagaaaagtaacttatcttagtttctacttattaaaaacATGACTATGTTTGGTACAACCTTCTTATAAGCTTCTCCTCTTTGGTCTCTCATATGCCTCTCtttagcaacttatgaaaagtagaaaagttaaGAAATATTAACTGAAATAATTatatacttttaagtaaaaaagttacttataactaatcataaaccaaacttacttaccGGAAATAAGTTACTCTCTACTGCTGTAagtaaaaaaagtaacttatttggtggtatccaaacgttCCCTTAGTAATTGGAAATGCCTAATTTTTGGAGCATCCAATCATTATGGTAGGACTAACTTAATACAGGGGTTacttgtcacacatacaacattgTGCGCCCCACATAGGCAATACTAATGCATAAGTAGGTGAATAACTTTTAAAATTCATCCTATCTTGTAGAGTATATACTGTTTGTCACGTGGAAATTTCTTACGGATTTGTATCATAATTAAAAGACTTGAAAACCCAACTCCTTCATGTCTAGTCACATCGAATTGATTCAAAGATTTCAGATGACTCTTTACTTGATATATAATAGTTAgattaatattatttataaatattttaaatagtcATTTGCAGGCAAAATATAAATGAAGAAGATGTAAAGGTATAGTGCATATTTTTCTGGTTAGATCAGATGATCACTTTGCAAAAGATCTTGGTTCAAAAATGCCTCCTTAGCGAGTCACTCACTTCATGGAGACTCAACTCAAAATCTCatcaagttgagttgactcagccaagttttgagtcgagtcaccaAGTTTTAGAATTATGATGTGTACGGTTTTTAATAATTATGGATTGAATTGTTGAGAAAAtctcttatttattatttttgttttgtatGGTTAGACATGTTCATCCAACTAGGGTATTAATAGCTTTGATGGttttttcaattggtattagagcatagcaGGAAATACTTTACTAACATACCTTTTCATCATCCATTGGAACGACGTCGATCAAGAAATCTAAAACCTCAGTTTGGGTTATAGCATGTGCAATGTCGCTCCTCTGCAGAGTGCGACGCTTGTTCTCTTCTGTTTGCAACCATGACCTCAGTGTGAGCTCCAGGATGAAAAGCTCACATGCTTTCGAAAATAAGACAGGCGCATCGGCACTTATCATCTGTTGAACATGGCAATATAGGAGTTGAAAGTATGTCACCAACATAGGATTAATAGCCTAATTATCGAAGCGACTACACTGGACATTCAAGCcatgcattaggtgggtcacacttcCCAAATTACCTTGCTAAAAAATAGTTAGGTGGACTCATTATCTGGGCCACACAAGTTTATAGACCCATGGACCATTTAAATAATtgccaatggttcacattcaatgtacacatgtggcccacctaatggtttTGCTAGGTCATCTACATGATAGGCCTATCTCACATTACAACAAGGATATGAATTGGATACACTAACCTTCACATCTTCATCTGACTTCATAATCCTCTTGATCCTTGCAAGTGGAAGCTGATGCTGCTTAAACTCTACAAAGTAATACATGGATTTTCAATTTAAATAACCCTATACTATGGAAGATAGTTAAGTGTCTAAATGTTTCAAATGATCGTAACCTTGGAAGATTTCATTAATTTCATATCATAAGACTTTGTTAATTTCATGGTATCTAAAATAAAGAAGGATGATAAATGGGTTCCCACACAGGCAAATGTTCAAAAAATCCCACGGCTCATATCACAATGAAATCTTATCTCAGTAAGATATAGGGCTACAGAGCTTGGATTTTTTGCGAGTTCCATAAGAGGATTTTGGAAGGTTAGCCTTCCAGAAAAACAGGTCGTATCCTCTTCAGATGGGGATATAAGGCAATGGCTGTGGATGGTGCCCATCAATGTGTATGTGGCATCGAAACCATCTAGAATTTTCCCCTAACAATGAAATTGTGATGCCCGGAAAATCTGACCAATCCACACGTGCCACCCTTTGAGGTTAGAGAATTTTGagtggccatccatttttttgggcatggcccacttgaagattGCGAAGGCCTGAAGTTTTGGAAATACCATCATCATGATTGTGTTACTCatttgatgaacggattggaccATATAAAAACaatacagtggaccacaccatagacaatAATGGACAACCACCCAATAACCTCCTATTCATGTAGTGGCCCACAAGATgattggaccagcctgattttttagtcATCATAATATCACGGTGGAGTGATcattgtcaacaggttggatgccatgaAAACATTATGGTGCCTCCCACATGCAAGAGTCCCAAAATGAGGGTCCCATGTATATATAGGTGTGTGTATGAtattaatgcagaggcattttcacaccaggcttgaatggggtagcttgtgggatgcgggaGCGCAATTGGGGcaggtggcccgtgtgaggtggtacccatgtgatgtagggctcacgaggagggttcgaccgaggttgtagcccatgtgatgtggggcctgacctatgagataaatggattgatttaccatgctctatcagtttgagctctTAGAGaaagtggctaattgtcctgcatcaccggaggtgattaatgcaagtGCATTTTCACACTCGATCTCAAGCAGAGTAGCCTTCTCAGAAAAGAAAATAGACCAGGGAACTTTGGTCATTCAGTGGCGAAAAAATAGTGAACAATTATATCAAagcaaactgtccaaattataagTTTAAATGGGTCATGTGTCCACCAACTAGAGTTTATGATTGTTCaactaatttgatttttaaatttatttagtgTAGTAGGTTCCgtaatttagttggtttaatttgagttaatattttCCAAATTTGCAATTTCTAAATGCCTGAGAATCGAGCCCCTTACACAACTAGAGTATTAAGTAATCCCCTTGGTAAATTCAGATTTATTAGGGATCTATGGCGTAAAAACACTTCATTTCCACCACAAAGTTACTCAATAGTTTTTATTTTACTATCCTTGGGAGTTGAAATGACCaaagcacctctctctctctctctctgtctctctcattattattattattattgttattaatttTAGTGGTGAAGTATAGCATTTGTAGAACCGCAAGGTATGTGCATAACTTCCAACGCATTCGACAAGCGCACCAACTGCATTAATTACACAAACAAAAAATTAAGCTGATTCAATCATCAAGTGTTAACACGACTAAAAAACAGTCTAAAAAACCAAAACAATCTCCAAATTCATGTGCGGCGACAGATCTACTATTTTATTTGACGCATTAGACGTACACATACCATGTAGACCCCACAGTGCTTCACTACTCACAAATAAAGGAAATTAGATGAGGACACTTTTGCAATCTCAGCTTCATAAATGTGCTTTTGTGATTTCAAACGGTCAAAGCACTGTTTGGTAAAATCTGAACGGTTAACGAACTAAGAAGGTTTTCAGCTGATGCAATACCTCTCTCATTGCATAACGACTGCCATGCAATCGAATTCAAAGCATTAGATGTGAGTGATATGGGCAGCGATATactgaaattttagattttgaaaatttaGCCGCTCAAATCCAGCTCACCCAATGGCCATGATATTGGTTGCAATATTGTTACAATAATAAATTATAAGATTTAAATAATGTATAAATCAAATTGATCATGTTCTTCAAACGGGTCGaaacatgatgggacccaccataaggaTGGTCCAGATTGGTATATCAACCTGATCATATGTATAGTGGAGAGATAGCTCCACCAAAACACAGAAGAAGAGCCAAATGTATGAAATAACGAAAACCTGTAATTTGGTCCACTTCTAGCATTTGTTGCTGCCAGAACAACTGCAATTGCTGCCTTTTTACCTGCATCATAGTAGCATAGGAACTCAGTACTACCAAatgataatctctctctctctctctctctctctctctctctctctctctctctctctatatatatatatatatatgggaaaaggtccTATGCcatggagctcatgggaactttccatgaggtcgagctgtgtgggccccaccatgatgcgtgttgaacatctactccatcagtcagatgcaccattccatggtgggcctagggcttacacatcaagtcaatccgtgacttgtgtgggccacaccacatacaaaagttaagagggattaccctccattaaaacgttcataatcattttttgggcccactgagatgtggttcacaaatccaggccatccattatgtgtgtcccgcttggatgaggggtcaaaacaagtttcaaatgcattcaaatttcaagcgggccccaccatgtgctTTTACATGTTTTAAGTTTGTCTCtacttgattttagatggtatggcccacatgagtgccatatacaactgatttttgggatatcccataatttaaacggacctatcaaatgcatggtattaaTGTTCGAAATCATCACAAGTCATGTATACCCAAAATCTCAACCGGGCATGTGATGCAACACTCCATGAAACCTTGTATCCCAACTttcactttgatccaaaactttggtaggccatggaaaaaggaaattgtTTCCTCCCTCGGTTTGccatgacccaccaaagttttggatcaaagtgaaAGTCGGGATCcagaggtttcatggggtgcatTATAACATAAACAATTCGGATTTTGGGCTACATCATGtgtgatgagttctgaaaaagttctcacaagcttttagttatctctctctctatatatataataaataataacaaGAAATTCATAAAATACAGGAATCCACGCACGAAATTAGATGAATCaataactcaaatgggccacaccacagagacATTAAAAATGAGGACTCCTACTAATTAGTGCATGTCaaacacccatcatggtgggcccaggagaGATTTTTGTTCCACAGGCTCCCTCCAACAGTGGTGGGAAATCCGGGTCCATGCTCCACCCTAGATTTAGGGCAACAACACGTGAACGGCATCTTGAGACCTGCAAATTGTGGGACCATTATGGATGGAACATAGCTAGAAAATCACACTCATCAGATGACCATAACCATCAGATTTCGCAGGCTGTGTTTGAACCAATGAGCATTTTATTTTTAGGCATCCATTTGATtaccaccaaatgaacggttaggattctcTTTCATTCCTACAATTTTCAGGCCATGCCCCATCTACAATGCTCACCAaagttggacggcctggatggagGCACATGTGCACCATTCTCATACTCAGACGCAGTTGCACTGGAAGCTTCTCACCTCATGGGACGACTGCCTTTGGCGAGGGAACATGGTTGGGGGCACGTGCATGAAGCTGTGCACGTGAGAAAGCGGGTTTGAAGAAGAAGAGTACTGCAACGATTGGTTTGGATCCATGGCCTAACCTTCAGTGGGTCCCTTCGTAAGCTAAGAGGCCTATCATTGTATGAAGGGCTTCACGCccttaaatagagagagagagagagagagagagatagagagcagattaggtgttaccctcatcgtggggcctaccttgattatgtgttatatatccattccgtccacgtTTTTCCAGACAATTTTAAGTTATGGCCCAAAAATTTAATCAcattaaaatctcaggtggaccacaccatgggaaacagtggtgattgaaagatcaccattaaaatattcccaGAACCACTTTAAGAAGAACTATGACGTATATTTAACATCaagcctgttgataaggtaaaaaaatatctggatgaaggTAAATACAGAGataaggttgatctaaaacttctctaGCCTACAAAAATCTTTTAATAGACATTCACTACAATTTACAgggatgtggtccactggagatttggatattcttaaaaattttaataacaatatgaaatgatctttaaaaatggagggacggcgtggatatacaaaaacttaatgatgatgggacccacacggaaagtgtaacacccactaaggttttacccgggtaacacctaatccgctccaagagagagagagagatctgcagGTGAGGGAGTTAAAAATAGCAAAATGCATTAAAATGTAAGTACAGCATCCGCTGGATTTTAGCATGATGTGTCACCACGGCACTGGAgatgaggacgcggattgcggtcctacccccgcccggacagtaatccgtccgggcagggctctgtggggccaggatgatgtaagtgttttatctacgccgtttaccatttttctcagatcattttaatgtattatgaaaataatgagatagacacagtgcttaagtggaccacaaagtggggattgaacttccaccattaaaaacttcttgggagctggagaagtttcggatcaagctgatatttgttttttcacttcatccacgtctacatgaccttatgaataggttgggttgtaaaaaaacatcacggtgcaccttaggaaggtttcaacggtggttgttatTACCACTgcagtttcctttgg contains:
- the LOC131230715 gene encoding nuclear transcription factor Y subunit C-2-like yields the protein MDPNQSLQYSSSSNPLSHVHSFMHVPPTMFPRQRQSSHEVKRQQLQLFWQQQMLEVDQITEFKQHQLPLARIKRIMKSDEDVKMISADAPVLFSKACELFILELTLRSWLQTEENKRRTLQRSDIAHAITQTEVLDFLIDVVPMDDEKEEEESGGNWASNEAFPCNAMHFPLMQSTTFNRSVHEEFMSRQQEVPPPFMMQHHMSSTQGLYEPSQ